A window of the Euzebya pacifica genome harbors these coding sequences:
- a CDS encoding TetR/AcrR family transcriptional regulator produces the protein MASDNCRQSRRHELRREMILKAAAEEFALQGFANATLERIGERIGLSKASLYYYVSSKEQLLALILEQVTSRIAKQAALTEGSAESKLRAFVKAHVTVVATSVEGQVLGENVNVLLDRSTHEQFADVRERHERRLILILQEGIEAGEFRSLPVRPAVKLMFGGLNSIPLWYRPEGTLSLDALTQEVVDWMLGGLTKGESPSASL, from the coding sequence TTGGCATCAGACAATTGTCGTCAGTCGCGCCGGCATGAGTTGCGACGCGAGATGATCTTGAAAGCGGCCGCGGAGGAATTCGCGCTGCAGGGGTTCGCCAACGCGACATTGGAACGCATAGGCGAGCGAATCGGCTTGTCCAAGGCCAGCCTGTACTACTACGTCAGCAGCAAAGAGCAGTTGTTGGCACTGATCCTGGAGCAGGTGACGTCCCGTATCGCCAAACAGGCGGCTTTGACGGAGGGATCTGCGGAGTCAAAGTTGCGAGCGTTCGTGAAGGCTCACGTGACAGTCGTCGCAACGTCCGTGGAGGGTCAGGTTCTGGGTGAGAACGTGAATGTACTGCTGGATCGTTCCACGCACGAACAGTTTGCCGATGTCCGAGAGAGACATGAGCGTCGGCTGATCCTGATCCTGCAAGAAGGGATTGAGGCAGGTGAGTTCAGGTCCTTGCCGGTCAGGCCGGCGGTAAAGCTCATGTTCGGTGGATTGAACTCCATTCCGCTCTGGTACCGGCCCGAGGGGACGCTGAGCTTGGATGCGCTGACCCAAGAAGTTGTTGATTGGATGCTCGGTGGGTTGACCAAAGGGGAGAGCCCTTCGGCAAGCCTCTGA